A genomic region of Pyrus communis chromosome 14, drPyrComm1.1, whole genome shotgun sequence contains the following coding sequences:
- the LOC137715946 gene encoding uncharacterized protein produces the protein MGTEEEKHDHDQNSCQGQGEVVVPLHKVEDSVGVAEEAPQVHPWKRKNLHLEIPTRTSEDCVKDFVAIKMPPTPSPTPRKVNFLLTPGSVDGRMSDSPGPSSAKGKSSIKSIFPKLSFKYRSSADAEKASNLAAEGSSTGAREKASISRSLSLTKLFTPRMKTTSSLPVTPIALAHREYAHGGSVGGSLNSIRKESRRQIARSLSVPVNLKEMNLKMMDSFFRVIPSTPRVKEGDGVSISSPTVDAGKDDDNGEDIPEEEAVCRICLVELCEGGETFKTECSCKGELALAHQECAIKWFSIKGNKTCDVCKQEVQNLPVTLLRIQSVRAQNAGASLYEQEDANGFRVSQEVPVLVIVSMLAYFCFLEQLLVKKMGTGAIVISLPFSCVLGLLSSVTSSTMVKRRFVWVYASVQFALVVLFAHIFYSLVRVQAVLCILLATFAGLGVTMSGSSIIVEFLRWRRRWQTASEQRQMT, from the exons ATGGGAACTGAGGAAGAAAAGCATGATCATGATCAAAATTCATGCCAAGGGCAAGGAGAAGTTGTTGTGCCACTTCACAAG GTTGAAGATTCAGTGGGAGTAGCTGAAGAAGCACCCCAAGTTCATCCATGGAAGCGAAAAAATCTCCACCTGGAGATACCCACGAGAACATCCGAAGATTGTGTCAAGGATTTTGTTGCAATAAAGATGCCTCCAACACCAAGTCCTACTCCTAGGAAAGTGAATTTTCTTTTGACACCTGGTTCTGTAGACGGAAGAATGAGTGATTCGCCAGGGCCCTCTtcagcaaaaggaaaatcatcTATAAAATCTATTTTTCCAAAACTAAGCTTCAAGTATCGAAGTTCTGCTGATGCCGAGAAGGCATCCAACCTAGCTGCAGAAGGTTCGTCTACAGGAGCTCGGGAGAAAGCTTCCATCTCAAGGTCACTGTCTCTCACAAAACTATTCACACCGAGGATGAAGACAACATCATCCCTACCTGTAACTCCAATTGCACTTGCACACCGAGAATATGCACATGGCGGAAGTGTTGGTGGCTCTCTGAATTCAATT AGGAAAGAATCCCGAAGACAGATAGCTCGCTCACTTTCAGTCCCAGTCAACCTTAAAGAAATGAACTTAAAGATGATGGATTCATTTTTCCGTGTAATTCCTTCAACTCCTCGAGTCAAGGAAGGGGATGGTGTATCGATTAGTTCCCCAACTGTAGATGCTG GGAAAGATGATGATAATGGTGAAGACATACCCGAGGAAGAGGCCGTCTGTAGAATTTGTCTAGTGGAACTGTGTGAAGGGGGTGAGACCTTCAAAACGGAATGCAGTTGCAAAGGCGAACTTGCTCTGGCCCACCAAGAATGTGCTATTAAATGGTTTAGTATCAAAGGTAACAAGACGTGTGATGTTTGTAAGCAAGAGGTTCAAAACCTGCCTGTCACTCTATTACGAATTCAAAGTGTTCGAGCTCAAAATGCTGGAGCAAGTTTATATGAGCAGGAAGATGCTAATGGGTTCAG GGTTTCGCAGGAAGTGCCTGTGCTTGTCATTGTCAGCATGCTTGCCTACTTTTGTTTTCTCGAACAGCTCCTG GTGAAGAAGATGGGTACTGGAGCAATTGTCATCTCTCTTCCATTTTCTTGTGTACTGGGTCTTCTCTCATCCGTGACTTCATCAACCATGG TGAAAAGAAGATTTGTTTGGGTTTACGCATCGGTTCAGTTTGCTTTGGTCGTTCTATTTGCACATATATTTTACTCTTTG GTCCGCGTGCAAGCAGTTCTTTGTATTCTCCTCGCAACATTTGCTGGGTTGGGAGTCACAATGAGTGGAAGTTCCATTATTGTCGAGTTCTTGAGATGGAGAAGAAGATGGCAAACTGCGTCTGAGCAACGCCAGATGACCTAA
- the LOC137715997 gene encoding uncharacterized protein isoform X1 — MYIPTRIAARIPLLTSPSLPSSSSLRSFSSLFSHHRVRKLGNLAPAAHISRLKRCAAKKMAWSLEKSDAGVETHLGVVRPATEAHAEEAVGALRAGKVIAVPTDTLYGFACDACSLEAVNRIYEIKGRKHTSPLAVCVGDIPDIERFAVTDHLPHGLLEALLPGPVTLVLSRGESSILEKSLNPGLESIGVRVPDCNFIRDIARKLGSALALTSANLSGQPSSVSIKDFENLWEHCAYVYNGGVLPSGRAGSTVVDLTKLDRYKILRPGSARDETVAILGRFSLEEEGTAT, encoded by the exons ATGTACATTCCAACAAGAATCGCAGCCAGAATTCCCCTACTCACATCTCCTTCGcttccctcctcctcctccctccgCAGCTTCTCCTCTTTATTCTCTCACCACC GCGTGCGCAAATTGGGTAATTTAGCGCCAGCAGCGCACATTAGTAGATTGAAACGCTGCGCTGCGAAGAAGATGGCTTGGAGTTTGGAGAAGAGCGACGCGGGCGTTGAAACCCACTTGGGGGTGGTCCGGCCGGCCACTGAAGCTCACGCTGAAGAGGCCGTCGGAGCTCTCAGAGCCGGAAAAGTCATTGCCGTCCCCACTGATACGCTATACGGCTTCGCTTGTGATGCTTG CTCTTTAGAAGCAGTGAACCGGATATATGAGATTAAAGGACGTAAGCATACAAGTCCTCTTGCAGTTTGTGTTGGGGATATTCCAGACATTGAGCGGTTTGCTGTCACGGACCATTTGCCCCATGGCTTGCTTGAGGCTCTCCTTCCAGGACCCGTGACCCTTGTACTAAGCCGAG GGGAGTCAAGTATTCTTGAGAAGTCTTTAAACCCAGGATTGGAGAGTATAGGAGTCCGAGTACCCGACTGTAACTTCATCAGGGACATTGCACGCAAATTGGGGAGTGCATTGGCCCTTACAAGTGCAAACCTAAGTGGGCAGCCAAGTAGTGTTTCCATCAAAGATTTTGAGAATCTCTGGGAACACTGTGCGTACGTTTACAATGGTGGTGTGCTTCCTTCAGGCCGTGCAGGCTCAACAGTTGTGGACCTCACCAAACTCGACAGGTACAAGATTCTTCGACCCGGAAG TGCGAGAGACGAAACTGTTGCAATTCTGGGAAGGttttctcttgaggaagaaggaACCGCTACTTAA
- the LOC137715997 gene encoding uncharacterized protein isoform X2: MAWSLEKSDAGVETHLGVVRPATEAHAEEAVGALRAGKVIAVPTDTLYGFACDACSLEAVNRIYEIKGRKHTSPLAVCVGDIPDIERFAVTDHLPHGLLEALLPGPVTLVLSRGESSILEKSLNPGLESIGVRVPDCNFIRDIARKLGSALALTSANLSGQPSSVSIKDFENLWEHCAYVYNGGVLPSGRAGSTVVDLTKLDRYKILRPGSARDETVAILGRFSLEEEGTAT; encoded by the exons ATGGCTTGGAGTTTGGAGAAGAGCGACGCGGGCGTTGAAACCCACTTGGGGGTGGTCCGGCCGGCCACTGAAGCTCACGCTGAAGAGGCCGTCGGAGCTCTCAGAGCCGGAAAAGTCATTGCCGTCCCCACTGATACGCTATACGGCTTCGCTTGTGATGCTTG CTCTTTAGAAGCAGTGAACCGGATATATGAGATTAAAGGACGTAAGCATACAAGTCCTCTTGCAGTTTGTGTTGGGGATATTCCAGACATTGAGCGGTTTGCTGTCACGGACCATTTGCCCCATGGCTTGCTTGAGGCTCTCCTTCCAGGACCCGTGACCCTTGTACTAAGCCGAG GGGAGTCAAGTATTCTTGAGAAGTCTTTAAACCCAGGATTGGAGAGTATAGGAGTCCGAGTACCCGACTGTAACTTCATCAGGGACATTGCACGCAAATTGGGGAGTGCATTGGCCCTTACAAGTGCAAACCTAAGTGGGCAGCCAAGTAGTGTTTCCATCAAAGATTTTGAGAATCTCTGGGAACACTGTGCGTACGTTTACAATGGTGGTGTGCTTCCTTCAGGCCGTGCAGGCTCAACAGTTGTGGACCTCACCAAACTCGACAGGTACAAGATTCTTCGACCCGGAAG TGCGAGAGACGAAACTGTTGCAATTCTGGGAAGGttttctcttgaggaagaaggaACCGCTACTTAA